Proteins from one Anaerohalosphaeraceae bacterium genomic window:
- a CDS encoding sensor domain-containing diguanylate cyclase has translation MVTITPLAKQINCLDVKRIADLCVTEIPQLIGAKLASLYILDETSDILHLEKNNHPFLINNIVSLNQNPPSPMVAAIRSKELLVVEGDESLRSPQINRTLRQFSGNYKTRSCIIAPLVCHGRVVGVLNFSEKIGGGSFTSDDIAIVELFRHLIGASIGNIHLFEKTQRQAKTDGLTGMLNHRTFYEQLEIELRRAQRYTTNLSIIMADVDNLKPINDNYGHKAGDMAIKQIARRISACIRQIDIAARYGGDEFAVILPNTSLEDAVVVAERMVEMVKSTPMVWEGHRIELSISVGVGQYSPDSCISDVTKATDQALYAAKQAGKGRVKVFASAATT, from the coding sequence TTGGTCACGATTACCCCCTTGGCGAAACAGATTAATTGTCTGGATGTCAAACGAATTGCGGATTTGTGTGTTACGGAAATTCCGCAGTTAATCGGAGCCAAATTGGCTTCTTTGTATATTCTGGATGAAACCAGTGATATTCTTCATTTGGAAAAAAATAATCATCCGTTTCTAATTAACAATATCGTATCGCTGAATCAGAATCCGCCTTCACCGATGGTGGCGGCAATTCGAAGCAAAGAGTTGTTGGTGGTGGAGGGGGATGAATCGCTTCGCAGTCCTCAAATTAACCGAACACTTCGGCAGTTTTCGGGGAACTATAAAACGCGCAGCTGTATTATTGCTCCGCTGGTCTGCCACGGCCGGGTTGTCGGGGTTTTGAATTTCAGTGAAAAAATCGGGGGCGGCAGTTTTACCTCGGATGATATCGCCATTGTGGAGCTGTTTCGTCATCTGATAGGCGCTTCCATAGGCAATATTCATTTGTTTGAAAAAACACAGCGGCAGGCCAAGACAGATGGTCTGACGGGTATGCTCAATCACCGCACATTTTATGAGCAGCTTGAAATTGAACTTCGCCGCGCCCAGCGCTATACCACAAATCTGTCTATCATTATGGCGGATGTGGATAATCTGAAGCCGATTAATGACAATTACGGACACAAGGCAGGGGATATGGCGATTAAGCAGATTGCCCGCCGGATCAGTGCCTGCATTCGTCAGATTGATATTGCGGCCCGGTATGGAGGAGATGAGTTTGCCGTGATTTTGCCGAATACCTCTCTGGAAGATGCCGTGGTTGTCGCAGAGCGAATGGTAGAAATGGTGAAAAGTACGCCGATGGTGTGGGAGGGGCATCGGATAGAACTTTCTATCAGCGTAGGAGTTGGGCAATACTCACCGGACAGCTGTATCAGCGATGTGACAAAGGCCACAGACCAGGCCCTGTATGCAGCCAAACAGGCAGGGAAGGGACGCGTTAAGGTTTTTGCTTCCGCTGCGACAACCTAA
- a CDS encoding MerR family transcriptional regulator codes for MNKQQRRTFDVPAKLFRIGEIVRYTPFTRQTIHNYTIMGLIRESGWTEGGHRLYDESVFERLQKIAELRKTKTLTEIRKLLSEESAPEVKN; via the coding sequence ATGAACAAACAGCAGCGGCGAACTTTTGACGTGCCGGCTAAACTTTTCAGGATCGGTGAAATCGTCCGATACACCCCCTTCACAAGACAAACCATTCATAACTACACCATTATGGGACTCATCCGAGAGTCCGGCTGGACCGAGGGCGGCCACCGACTCTATGATGAATCGGTTTTTGAACGCCTTCAAAAAATTGCGGAACTTCGAAAAACAAAAACCCTCACAGAAATCCGAAAACTGCTCAGCGAAGAATCGGCGCCGGAGGTGAAAAACTGA
- a CDS encoding MinD/ParA family protein, with protein MTQIRNEENSRAAVMAVASGKGRVGKTNISVNLAICLAAAGQRIVLIDADLGLGNLDVIMNLNSRYNLSHVIDGRKTLDQITQIGPAGIEVICGGSGLENMANLSPFQHHRLISQFNRLQNRTDMIVIDTGAGIGQNVIGFCMAADHTLVVTTPEPTAITDAYAVIKILAGKKYPGRISLLVNMASSIEEGKKISRQIAQVAARFLATPIYEAGILCRDECLQAAVCMQKPVVLAFPKSPFSRGIRTLSHRLTNTSPMQTSGEGFFRKVVNWFF; from the coding sequence ATGACACAGATTAGGAACGAGGAGAACAGCCGAGCCGCTGTGATGGCTGTAGCCAGCGGCAAAGGCAGAGTGGGAAAAACCAATATTTCAGTGAATTTGGCTATTTGCCTGGCCGCCGCCGGTCAGCGCATTGTTCTGATTGATGCTGACCTTGGTTTGGGAAATTTGGACGTCATAATGAACCTCAACAGTCGCTACAACTTGTCGCATGTGATTGACGGCCGCAAAACTCTTGACCAGATTACCCAGATCGGGCCGGCCGGGATTGAGGTCATCTGCGGCGGTTCCGGCCTGGAAAATATGGCCAATTTATCCCCTTTTCAGCATCATCGCCTTATCAGCCAATTCAACCGACTCCAAAACAGAACGGATATGATTGTCATCGATACCGGCGCCGGCATCGGTCAAAATGTTATCGGGTTTTGTATGGCTGCCGACCACACCCTTGTAGTAACAACCCCTGAACCTACGGCAATTACCGATGCTTATGCCGTCATTAAAATCCTTGCCGGCAAAAAATATCCCGGGCGAATCAGTCTTCTGGTCAATATGGCCTCTTCCATTGAAGAAGGCAAAAAAATATCTCGGCAGATTGCCCAGGTGGCCGCCCGATTTCTGGCCACCCCCATCTATGAAGCAGGAATTCTCTGCCGCGATGAATGTCTTCAGGCCGCCGTCTGCATGCAGAAACCGGTCGTTTTGGCGTTCCCCAAATCCCCTTTTTCAAGAGGGATCCGAACGCTCAGCCATCGGCTGACCAATACAAGTCCCATGCAGACTTCCGGCGAAGGGTTCTTTCGAAAAGTAGTGAACTGGTTTTTCTAA
- a CDS encoding HEAT repeat domain-containing protein: MGKLQKKVFIRAGLSIVLLEIVFSGCAKKGKAASDEKEVQTALLQKQIQTLRSELESVQKELEAERQTSLELAEMLRHYREGGGQGNTSSAEPSAAASVQTSGGAEVLLSKTKELTEEIQRLKEENSRLAGQVRTLKALRPPVPAVEEQKPTSAPVEVYAVGESGNQTIKDAYALFQKETASSERLAALESMQELALEQEPELIGLLEKALEDPDPEVVRTAAQMLEPYRNPAVLPLIEKALRSRDEEVRLSVLGPLEEIEDPRCAELAVMALSDPSDTVRGCALDVIRGQSPDIQILSLSRAIGLASDEVKSEVLSLLELRGDKAAVEVMFNGLKDPNPEFREEVKSVLRLLLNQEFSSYNQAMRWWKANHSRYDDNLLEQ, from the coding sequence ATGGGGAAACTACAGAAAAAAGTTTTTATAAGAGCGGGGCTTTCCATTGTCTTATTAGAGATCGTTTTTTCTGGATGTGCCAAGAAGGGGAAAGCGGCTTCCGATGAGAAGGAAGTCCAAACGGCACTTCTCCAGAAACAGATTCAAACTCTTCGGTCTGAGCTGGAGTCCGTTCAAAAAGAATTGGAGGCCGAAAGGCAGACCTCTCTCGAACTGGCGGAAATGCTGCGACATTATCGAGAAGGCGGGGGGCAGGGTAATACTTCTTCGGCTGAACCTTCCGCGGCGGCATCGGTCCAGACTTCCGGCGGGGCAGAGGTGCTTTTGTCGAAAACAAAGGAGTTAACCGAGGAGATACAACGGCTGAAAGAGGAAAACAGCCGACTTGCCGGCCAAGTGCGGACTTTGAAAGCTTTGCGTCCGCCCGTGCCGGCTGTCGAGGAGCAAAAACCAACCTCCGCTCCTGTAGAGGTTTATGCGGTTGGAGAATCGGGGAACCAGACAATCAAAGATGCCTATGCACTTTTTCAGAAGGAAACAGCATCTTCGGAACGGCTGGCGGCTCTCGAGTCGATGCAGGAACTGGCATTGGAGCAGGAGCCGGAACTGATTGGGCTGCTTGAGAAAGCATTGGAGGACCCAGACCCTGAGGTTGTTCGCACGGCAGCTCAGATGCTGGAGCCCTATCGAAATCCTGCCGTGCTGCCGCTGATAGAAAAGGCCCTGCGCTCGAGAGATGAAGAGGTGCGTTTGAGCGTCCTCGGACCTTTGGAGGAGATTGAAGACCCGAGATGTGCAGAACTGGCGGTAATGGCCCTGAGCGACCCGTCGGATACCGTGCGGGGATGTGCTTTGGATGTCATTCGCGGACAGTCCCCAGATATCCAGATTCTTTCGCTCAGTCGGGCGATAGGGTTGGCGTCGGATGAGGTAAAATCGGAGGTCCTTTCGCTGCTGGAGCTGCGGGGAGATAAAGCGGCGGTGGAGGTGATGTTCAACGGTCTGAAAGACCCCAATCCGGAGTTTCGTGAGGAGGTTAAGTCGGTTCTTCGCCTGCTGCTGAATCAGGAGTTCAGCAGCTACAATCAGGCGATGCGCTGGTGGAAGGCCAACCACAGTCGGTATGATGACAATCTGCTGGAGCAATGA
- a CDS encoding FliA/WhiG family RNA polymerase sigma factor, with product MKTARIQNVEQVWEEFFRTRSNEARNQLLEHYLPLAKYTAERIWAKLPDKVDIDDLISAGIFGLKDAIDAFDPKRGVKFETYCTPRIRGSILDELRSMDWVPRLVRARAHQLDRAMQTLEAHLGRLPTEEELAEEMELEKHEFHRLQRDANVVGLVSLNTKFSESDGDKDIREIDIIEDQRSKNPVIEAQKRDLKNLLTKGLTRAEKLIIILYYYEEMTMKEIGATLDLSESRVSQMHSSIIARLKAQLNSRKKEFAVSAD from the coding sequence ATGAAAACCGCCCGTATCCAAAATGTGGAGCAGGTTTGGGAAGAGTTCTTCCGAACGCGCTCCAATGAAGCCCGCAATCAGCTCCTTGAGCATTATCTGCCTTTAGCCAAATACACTGCAGAACGAATCTGGGCAAAACTCCCCGACAAAGTAGATATCGACGACCTGATTAGTGCCGGTATTTTCGGACTGAAGGACGCCATCGACGCCTTTGACCCCAAACGAGGCGTCAAGTTTGAAACCTACTGCACACCGCGAATTCGCGGAAGCATTTTGGATGAACTTCGCAGTATGGACTGGGTCCCTCGGCTGGTCCGAGCTCGTGCTCATCAGCTCGACAGAGCCATGCAGACGCTCGAGGCCCATTTGGGACGGCTGCCGACCGAAGAGGAGCTGGCCGAGGAAATGGAACTGGAAAAACACGAATTTCACCGGCTTCAGCGGGACGCCAACGTCGTCGGCCTGGTTTCCCTTAACACCAAATTCAGCGAATCAGACGGCGATAAGGACATCCGGGAGATTGACATCATTGAAGACCAGCGAAGCAAAAATCCCGTCATCGAAGCCCAGAAACGCGACCTCAAAAATCTTTTAACCAAAGGACTTACGCGGGCGGAAAAACTGATTATTATCCTCTATTATTATGAAGAAATGACGATGAAGGAAATCGGTGCCACGCTCGACCTCTCTGAATCCCGCGTCTCACAGATGCATTCCTCCATTATCGCTCGCCTCAAAGCCCAGCTCAACAGTCGCAAAAAGGAATTCGCTGTGTCCGCAGACTGA